The following are encoded in a window of Cervus canadensis isolate Bull #8, Minnesota chromosome 11, ASM1932006v1, whole genome shotgun sequence genomic DNA:
- the LOC122450528 gene encoding olfactory receptor 2D3-like codes for MNTIKTNFTVTEFVFLGLSSQPKMQLILFITFLFFYLLTVVGNIIIITIIQIETRLQTPMYFFLTNLSFLDICYTSTDVPQMLSNMVGRKKTIPFSRCATQMYFSLSFGMTECVLLDVMAYDRYVAICHPLHYTVIMNQSTCVQLAGVSWASSFLSPTVINIFTLSLPYCGPNVLNHFFCEVPSILRLACTDTSFTEMFVFVFTIVIVFIPFLLIVVSYARILLTVLRMWSASGRHKALSTCASHLTVVALFYGTGIFMYMRPQSKTSRAGGKIIVVFYTVITPMLNPLIYSLRNQDVKGALRRALAKHRT; via the coding sequence ATGAATACGATAAAAACAAACTTCACTGTGACTGAATTTGTGTTCCTGGGGCTCTCATCCCAGCCGAAGATGCAGCTCATTCTTTTTATTACGTTCTTGTTCTTCTATTTATTAACCGTGGTGgggaatattattattatcactatcATCCAGATAGAAACACGTCTCCAAACTccaatgtacttcttcctcacTAATTTATCCTTTCTGGATATCTGCTACACATCCACTGATGTCCCACAAATGCTGTCCAACATGGTGGGCAGAAAGAAGACCATCCCATTTTCTAGATGTGCTACTCAGATgtacttctctctctcctttggaatGACTGAATGTGTTCTCCTCGATGTCATGGCTTACGACCGATATGTGGCCATCTGCCATCCTCTTCACTACACAGTCATTATGAACCAAAGCACCTGTGTCCAGCTGGCAGGAGTTTCTTGGGCCAGTAGTTTCCTGAGTCCCACGGTCATCAACATCTTCACCTTGAGTTTACCCTACTGTGGACCCAATGTCCTGAATCACTTCTTCTGTGAGGTTCCTTCCATCCTGAGGTTGGCTTGCACTGACACCTCATTTACCGagatgtttgtttttgtcttcaccATCGTCATtgtcttcattccttttctcctcatTGTTGTTTCCTATGCCCGGATCCTTCTGACAGTTCTCAGGATGTGGTCAGCCTCTGGAAGGCACAAGGCTCTGTCCACTTGTGCTTCCCATCTGACAGTGGTGGCCTTATTCTATGGAACTGGCATCTTCATGTACATGAGACCCCAGTCAAAGACCTCCAGGGCTGGGGGCAAGATCATCGTGGTGTTCTACACTGTGATCACACCCATGCTCAACCCCTTGATCTATAGCCTAAGGAACCAAGATGTAAAAGGGGCTCTAAGAAGAGCTCTGGCAAAACACAGGACATGA